The Clostridium septicum genome contains a region encoding:
- a CDS encoding DHHW family protein, which produces MPIKKIMKYPLFTFFTIIIVIFTFLDIVKPINFFSELENRSLSQKPKFTLYNLFYSDYINNYNNYINDQFIFRDLWIDLKSITEYLLGKRENNGIIYTKDGFMFQKQQNLNLDRLNKNILAIEDFVREIQSNSTLMLIPNSYTIYEEKLPIGLELIDEKKIISSIYSYFNKLSLNTLDVVTPLINNKKDYIYYKTDHHWTSYGAYIAYYTYVKSLNLTPVDINSLVNYSIPGFYGSYFSKAKLFNSQSDTITYFEDNNLEISIDGIAYKSLYDLNKFKERDKYSAFLRGNNGLTIIRNKDVNDNIKGKRVLVFKDSYANCFVNFLTYNFEEVYVIDLRSFNQKIKEFIKDKSFNEVLIMYNIVNLSEDVNIVKFKY; this is translated from the coding sequence GTGCCTATAAAGAAAATAATGAAATATCCTCTTTTTACTTTTTTTACTATAATAATTGTTATTTTTACATTTTTAGATATTGTTAAGCCCATTAATTTCTTTTCAGAACTAGAAAATAGATCCCTGAGTCAAAAACCTAAATTTACATTATATAACCTTTTTTATAGCGATTATATTAACAACTACAATAATTATATTAATGATCAATTTATATTTAGAGATTTGTGGATTGATTTAAAATCTATAACTGAATATTTATTAGGTAAAAGAGAAAATAATGGTATAATATATACTAAGGATGGTTTTATGTTTCAAAAACAGCAAAATCTAAATTTAGATAGATTAAATAAGAATATACTAGCTATAGAAGATTTTGTTAGGGAAATACAATCTAACAGTACGCTAATGTTAATCCCAAATTCATATACTATATATGAAGAAAAATTGCCAATTGGATTGGAGTTAATAGATGAGAAGAAAATAATAAGTTCAATATACAGCTACTTTAATAAGCTAAGTCTAAATACTTTAGATGTTGTAACTCCTCTTATTAACAATAAGAAAGATTACATATATTATAAAACTGATCATCACTGGACTAGTTATGGGGCGTATATAGCTTATTATACATATGTTAAATCGTTAAATTTAACCCCTGTAGATATAAATAGTCTAGTTAATTATTCTATTCCAGGTTTTTATGGAAGTTATTTTTCAAAAGCTAAGTTATTTAATTCCCAAAGTGATACTATAACATATTTTGAAGATAATAATTTAGAAATATCTATTGATGGTATTGCTTATAAAAGTTTATATGATTTAAATAAATTTAAAGAGCGAGATAAATACTCTGCCTTCTTAAGAGGAAATAATGGATTAACAATTATAAGGAATAAAGATGTAAATGATAATATAAAAGGAAAACGAGTCTTAGTATTTAAAGACTCGTACGCCAACTGTTTTGTAAATTTCTTAACTTACAATTTTGAAGAAGTATATGTTATAGATTTAAGAAGCTTTAACCAAAAAATAAAAGAATTTATAAAAGACAAGTCTTTTAATGAAGTTTTAATTATGTATAATATAGTTAATTTATCTGAAGATGTAAATATAGTAAAATTTAAATATTAA
- a CDS encoding MBOAT family O-acyltransferase — protein MVFSSIVFIFRFLPLAVFIYFLTPKKYKNLAIFLLSLIFYSFGEPKYFPIIILSILIDFIVSNIIENNRDNKTLCNTMLTISIIFNLGLLIFFKYINFFIDNINFIFNIYIKNITLTLPLGISFYTFQTLSYTIDVYNKKIHAEKNIVDFGAFVALFPQLIAGPIVKYIDINNQIKNRKTSLEEIESGIQYFIIGLGKKVLIANNIGLLWDELNSLGFSNISTPLAWLGVLSFSLQIYFDFSGYSQMAIGIGKIFGFSLPNNFNYPYISRSMTEFWRRWHISLGSWFKEYVYIPLGGSRKSKKRTYFNLLIVWILTGFWHGAEYNFILWGIFFFILISIEKAGFINVLNNNKILSHIYVIIFLLIGFSIFSISNTAKLIEFLKRLFIFKGGLDYLYYLKNYGIILIIGCIFSMPIYKKINLKYKNIKTLKVIFMLIIFILSIAYLVDSSYNPFLYFRF, from the coding sequence ATGGTTTTTAGTAGTATTGTATTTATTTTTAGATTTTTACCATTAGCAGTTTTCATTTATTTTTTAACACCTAAAAAATATAAAAATTTAGCTATTTTTTTATTAAGTTTAATATTTTACTCCTTTGGGGAACCTAAATATTTCCCTATAATAATTCTTTCAATATTAATAGATTTTATAGTTTCAAATATAATAGAAAACAATAGAGATAATAAAACATTATGTAATACTATGTTAACTATATCTATAATCTTTAATTTAGGATTACTAATATTTTTTAAATATATAAATTTTTTCATAGATAATATAAACTTTATTTTTAATATTTATATTAAGAATATTACTTTAACATTACCATTAGGTATAAGTTTTTATACTTTTCAAACATTATCTTACACTATTGATGTTTATAATAAAAAAATACATGCTGAAAAAAATATAGTTGACTTTGGAGCATTTGTAGCATTATTTCCTCAACTAATAGCAGGTCCAATCGTTAAGTATATCGATATAAATAATCAAATAAAAAATAGAAAAACTTCTTTAGAAGAAATTGAAAGTGGAATTCAGTATTTTATTATAGGATTAGGCAAAAAGGTTCTTATAGCTAATAATATTGGGTTATTGTGGGATGAACTTAATTCATTAGGTTTTTCTAATATATCTACACCATTAGCCTGGTTAGGTGTACTGTCTTTCTCACTTCAGATATATTTTGATTTTAGTGGTTATTCCCAAATGGCAATTGGTATTGGTAAAATATTTGGTTTTTCACTGCCTAATAATTTTAATTATCCATATATATCTAGAAGTATGACGGAGTTTTGGAGACGATGGCATATTTCACTAGGCTCCTGGTTTAAAGAATATGTATATATACCACTTGGAGGAAGCAGAAAATCTAAAAAAAGAACTTATTTTAACTTGTTAATTGTATGGATATTAACTGGATTTTGGCATGGAGCTGAATATAATTTTATACTATGGGGTATATTCTTTTTTATATTAATATCCATAGAAAAAGCTGGATTTATTAATGTTTTAAATAATAATAAAATATTATCACATATATATGTAATAATATTTTTATTAATAGGATTTTCTATATTTTCTATATCAAATACGGCTAAGTTAATAGAATTTTTAAAAAGACTATTTATATTTAAAGGAGGACTTGATTATTTATATTACTTAAAGAACTATGGCATTATATTAATAATAGGTTGTATCTTTTCTATGCCTATATATAAAAAAATAAATTTAAAATACAAGAATATTAAAACTTTAAAAGTAATATTTATGTTAATTATATTTATATTGTCTATAGCTTATTTAGTAGATTCATCTTATAACCCATTTTTATATTTTAGATTTTAG